A stretch of the Argentina anserina chromosome 6, drPotAnse1.1, whole genome shotgun sequence genome encodes the following:
- the LOC126801013 gene encoding agamous-like MADS-box protein AGL80 yields the protein MTRKKVNLTYITNDSARKATFKKRKKGLMKKVSELTTLCDIDACAIVYSPYDSQPDVWPSPLGVHRVLAQFKTMPEMEQSKKMVNQESFLRQRINKAQEQLKKQKKDNREKDMTRVMFQSLTGKTLQGLTMSDLTDLGWVIDQYLKDIQLRVKNIKEEAVKTQNQAQGAQGVTAAADHRMAAMKNNGEGSSSNMAMKSGEEGGSLQHAAPDMQALDQVHNLEAMQLQMMQMATQKQQNTWFMDMLNAPPPPPPHPDHHQHMGFTGEEMLLHFADHNNSTMWPNPLPAGGFNFP from the coding sequence ATGACTAGAAAGAAGGTGAACCTTACCTACATCACTAATGACAGTGCTCGAAAAGCGACGTtcaagaaaaggaagaagggTCTTATGAAGAAGGTGAGTGAACTCACCACCCTTTGTGACATTGATGCTTGTGCTATTGTCTACAGCCCCTATGACTCCCAGCCTGATGTCTGGCCTTCCCCCTTGGGAGTCCACCGCGTGCTTGCTCAATTCAAGACCATGCCTGAAATGGAACAAAGCAAGAAAATGGTTAACCAGGAGAGCTTCTTGAGGCAAAGAATCAACAAGGCTCAGGAACAGCTCaagaagcaaaagaaggacaaTCGTGAAAAGGATATGACTCGCGTCATGTTCCAAAGCCTAACCGGAAAGACCCTCCAGGGCTTGACCATGTCAGACCTGACTGACCTCGGCTGGGTCATAGACCAGTACCTGAAAGACATACAACTCAGGGTGAAGAACATCAAGGAAGAAGCTGTGAAGACTCAGAACCAGGCGCAAGGAGCACAAGGGGTGACAGCTGCAGCGGATCATAGAATGGCAGCGATGAAGAATAATGGTGAGGGAAGCAGCAGCAACATGGCGATGAAGAGTGGCGAAGAGGGCGGCAGTCTGCAACATGCAGCCCCGGACATGCAAGCTCTGGATCAGGTGCATAACTTGGAGGCGATGCAACTCCAAATGATGCAGATGGCAACTCAGAAGCAGCAAAACACTTGGTTCATGGACATGCTGAATGCGCCACCGCCACCTCCGCCACATCCAGATCATCATCAGCATATGGGGTTTACCGGGGAGGAAATGTTGCTTCATTTCGCGGATCATAACAATAGTACTATGTGGCCAAATCCTCTTCCTGCTGGCGGCTTTAATTTTCCTTGA
- the LOC126799125 gene encoding F-box protein SKIP24 produces the protein MMAILPDELWRRVLEIGGFSYKELCCISMTCRRLHRLSDEDLLWSHLISSDFAPPHPSSSSASFKSLYRLRYERDRNKRRAAHQRALLRKESQIIEHSRKLRDLETQLTQETQKRRATLVELSNFHKVREASLALNVWQPEIIRGRHKQTVEQCVVPSESRLHALEMELRLCTQQISGLEKVYKVEKQRLGLAEEELQSMRYHPLQDHKPVQPLSSGDAQCTSKRKKVEKI, from the coding sequence ATGATGGCAATTCTCCCAGACGAGCTGTGGAGGCGCGTCTTAGAAATCGGGGGGTTCAGCTACAAAGAACTCTGCTGTATATCAATGACCTGCAGGCGCCTCCACCGATTATCCGATGAGGATTTACTGTGGTCCCACCTCATCTCCTCTGATTTTGCTCCTCCTCATCCCTCTTCTTCCTCAGCATCCTTTAAATCTCTCTATAGACTCAGGTATGAGAGAGATAGGAATAAGAGAAGAGCGGCCCATCAAAGAGCGCTGTTGAGGAAGGAGAGCCAGATCATTGAACATTCCAGGAAGCTTCGGGATTTGGAGACCCAATTGACCCAAGAGACTCAAAAAAGGCGAGCTACTCTTGTTGAACTCTCCAATTTTCACAAGGTCAGGGAAGCTTCACTAGCACTGAATGTCTGGCAGCCAGAGATAATTAGGGGTCGACATAAACAAACAGTGGAGCAATGTGTTGTACCATCTGAATCCAGGCTCCATGCACTTGAAATGGAGCTTAGGCTTTGCACGCAGCAGATTTCAGGGCTAGAAAAGGTGTATAAAGTTGAGAAACAAAGGCTTGGTTTGGCTGAGGAAGAGTTGCAATCAATGAGATATCACCCTTTACAAGATCATAAGCCAGTACAACCACTGAGTTCGGGGGATGCTCAATGTACTAGCAAGAGAAAAAAAGTTGAAAAGATTTAA
- the LOC126796694 gene encoding anaphase-promoting complex subunit 11 encodes MYGIYECFEFNSYAWHAVAAWTWDAQDETCGICRVAFDGCCPDCKLPGDDCPLIWGACNHAFHLHCILKWVNSQTSQAHCPMCRREWQFKG; translated from the exons ATGTATGGTATATATGAGTGCTTTGAGTTTAATTCGTATGCTTGGCATGCTGTTGCTGCATGGACATGGGATGCACAGGATGAAACATGTGGCATTTGTAGAGTGGCATTTGATGGTTGTTGTCCTGATTGTAAGCTCCCTGGGGATGATTGTCCACTAA TTTGGGGTGCATGCAACCATGCATTTCATCTTCATTGCATCCTAAAATGGGTAAATTCACAGACTTCTCAAGCACATTGCCCCATGTGTCGAAGGGAGTGGCAGTTCAAAGGATGA
- the LOC126798431 gene encoding hydrophobic protein RCI2A-like yields MPSEGTANFIDILIAILLPPLGVFLKFGCHVEFWICLLLTIFGYIPGIIYAIYVITK; encoded by the exons ATGCCGAGCGAAGGAACAGCGAATTTCATCGATATCCTCATCGCCATCCTCCTGCCTCCTCTTGGGGTCTTCCTCAAGTTTGGCTGCCAT GTGGAGTTCTGGATCTGTCTGTTGCTGACCATTTTCGGTTACATCCCTGGGATTATCTATGCCATCTATGTCATCACCAAGTGA
- the LOC126798755 gene encoding hydrophobic protein RCI2A, with protein MSTATFIDIIIAILLPPLGVFLKFGCGVEFWICLILTLFGYLPGIIYAIWVITK; from the exons ATGAGTACAGCAACCTTCATCGACATCATCATCGCCATCCTCTTGCCTCCTCTTGGAGTGTTTCTCAAGTTTGGCTGCGGG GTAGAGTTCTGGATCTGTCTGATTCTGACTCTTTTTGGGTACCTTCCTGGGATCATTTATGCTATCTGGGTCATCACTAAGTGA